From Labeo rohita strain BAU-BD-2019 chromosome 18, IGBB_LRoh.1.0, whole genome shotgun sequence, the proteins below share one genomic window:
- the glb1l2 gene encoding LOW QUALITY PROTEIN: beta-galactosidase-1-like protein 2 (The sequence of the model RefSeq protein was modified relative to this genomic sequence to represent the inferred CDS: inserted 1 base in 1 codon) produces the protein MSERQGLRADSTHFTLDGAPFRILGGSIHYFRVPRAYWKDRLLKLKACGLNTLTTYVPWNLHEPERGVYLFQEELDLEAYIRLAGELGLWVILRPGPYICAEWDLGGLPSWLLQDKNMKLRTTYSGFTSAVNTYFDKLIPRITPFQYKSGGPIIAVQVENEYGSYAKDEKYLPFIKEALLSRGISEFLVTSDNHDGLKLGVVDGVLQTVNLQKLTFGDVQHLAEMQPQKPLMVMEYWSGWFDVWGEPHHVFPAEEMTSIVRELLDRGISINLYMFHGGTSFGFMNGALDLGTYKPQTSSYDYDXPLSESGDYTTKYHLLKNLLSTYSKEPTSELPAVQNRRAYEPVAVTHYISLWESLQCAETPFKADDPVSMENLPVNHNNGQSYGYTLYQTDIYSGGELNSKNNVRDRALVFIDKELIGVLDNKTQKVKISPSKNERTLSLLVENCGRVNYGPALANQQKGLVGDITLDNVPLKKFTMYCLDMKSSFINRLQSQKWTPVGTKPTYPAFFRGSLVVDQPTDTFVKLPNWSKGVVFVNGQNLGRHWSIGPQNALYLPAPWLKSGNNEIIVFEELKAAETIQFAENPEYGKTVDVSTQLFCTLL, from the exons ATGTCAGAGAGGCAGGGACTGAGGGCAGACTCCACTCACTTCACTTTAGATGGAGCCCCTTTTCGGATCCTCGGAGGGTCCATCCATTACTTTCGGGTCCCCAGGGCGTACTGGAAAGATCGGCTGCTGAAACTCAAAGCCTGTGGTCTCAATACTCTCACCAC GTATGTGCCGTGGAATCTTCATGAACCAGAAAGAGGAGTCTATCTGTTTCAGGAGGAGCTGGATCTGGA GGCATACATTCGTCTAGCAGGGGAATTAGGTCTATGGGTGATTCTGCGTCCGGGGCCGTACATATGTGCAGAGTGGGATTTGGGTGGATTACCAAG ctggcTGCTGCAAGATAAGAACATGAAATTAAGAACGACCTACTCTGGTTTCACAAGTGCCGTGAACACGTACTTTGATAAGCTCATTCCAAGAATCACACCATTCCAG TATAAGAGTGGAGGCCCTATTATTGCTGTTCAAGTAGAGAATGAATATGGTTCATATGCAAAGGATGAGAAGTACTTGCCGTTCATCAAAGAG GCATTACTGTCCCGGGGAATCTCAGAGTTTCTCGTCACATCAGACAACCATGACGGGTTAAAGCTTGGAGTGGTAGATGGAG TCTTGCAGACAGTAAACCTACAGAAACTGACGTTCGGTGATGTACAGCATTTAGCAGAAATGCAG CCGCAAAAGCCGCTGATGGTGATGGAATATTGGTCTGGCTGGTTTGATGTCTGGGGGGAACCTCATCACGTTTTCCCTGCGGAAG AGATGACCTCTATAGTGCGAGAGCTTCTGGATCGTGGCATCTCCATCAATCTCTACATGTTTCATGGAGGAACCAGCTTTGGATTCATGAATGGAGCTCTTGACTTGGGAACCTACAAACCACAGACGAGCAGCTATG ATTATG GCCCACTGAGTGAAAGCGGTGATTATACAACCAAGTATCATCTCTTGAAGAACCTGCTGAGCACCTACAGCA AGGAGCCAACATCAGAGCTACCAGCTGTGCAGAACAGACGAGCATATGAGCCAGTGGCTGTCACTCATTATATTTCACTGTGGGAGAGTCTTCAGTGTGCAGAAACA CCTTTCAAAGCTGATGATCCTGTCAGCATGGAGAACCTGCCAGTAAACCACAACAATGGTCAGTCGTATGGATATACGCTCTATCAGACTGACATTTATTCAGGTGGAGAACTCAACTCAAAGAACAACGTTCGTGACAGAGCTCTA gtGTTTATTGACAAAGAACTCATCGGTGTTTTGGACAATAAAACACAGAAGGTTAAAATATCTCCTAGTAAG AATGAGAGGACCTTGAGTTTGCTTGTGGAGAACTGTGGACGAGTGAACTATGGTCCAGCCCTTGCCAACCAACAGAAAG GTCTTGTTGGAGATATAACTTTGGACAATGTCCCTCTAAAAAAGTTCACCATGTACTGTTTGGATATGAAGAGCAGTTTCATAAACAG ACTGCAGTCCCAGAAATGGACGCCTGTCGGTACGAAGCCCACCTACCCTGCGTTTTTCAGAGGATCCCTGGTAGTGGATCAGCCCACAGATACATTTGTGAAGCTGCCA AATTGGAGTAAAGGAGTGGTTTTTGTGAACGGGCAAAATCTTGGACGCCACTGGTCGATTGGTCCTCAGAATGCCCTCTATCTTCCTGCTCCCTGGCTCAAGAGTGGAAATAATGAG ATTATTGTGTTTGAGGAACTCAAAGCTGCAGAAACAATCCAGTTTGCTGAAAATCCGGAATATGGCAAGACAGTGGACGTATCTACCCAACTGTTTTGCACCCTGTTGTGA
- the LOC127181180 gene encoding sialic acid-binding Ig-like lectin 13, with protein MFAAELLVFSSVLSAAWCQSVFNVSYPKTLNSTSGSCLLIPCLFSISKEKENILDNSSVVTWRRGSLWSLYDTDNFTNVHRQMEPAMEVVGDLQKKNCTSVMRNLTSQHSDRYYLKLQTKGFSVTETKAVRIHVSDSLAEPNVNVPELKEGEEVNLTCIVPAPCPSHPPNVTWVPALGADVTQRTQLNADGTHSVSAILKFVPSFHHHELKVNCVSIYPLHREDKPLLSHKTIILNVEYAPKKTWISLTSSVWLGNNVTLTCQSNANPPATYRWFTKRAGVEEEVAVSHVLSFTAAHENTGEYICEAQNPQGAMNSTNLQITVPGISFSAFLSIMAALSLLICALLALITLMIYRRYKCWSKELIRSETSQDQKIYANASAAKNQQLESKPCDDRDTYSINPECTFKEDFPDESIYANC; from the exons ATGTTTGCTGCAGAACTTCTTGTATTCAGCTCTGTTCTCTCAG CTGCTTGGTGTCAGTCGGTCTTTAACGTATCATACCCCAAAACCCTGAACAGCACCAGTGGCTCCTGCCTTCTGATTCCTTGCCTATTCAGCATTTCAAAGGAGAAAGAAAACATTCTTGACAATTCATCAGTAGTGACATGGAGACGAGGATCTCTGTGGTCACTCTACGATACAGATAATTTCACCAACGTTCACCGTCAGATGGAACCTGCGATGGAAGTGGTGGGTGACCTACAAAAGAAGAACTGCACTTCTGTCATGAGGAACCTCACCAGCCAGCATTCAGATCGTTACTACTTAAAGTTACAAACTAAGGGCTTTAGTGTCACTGAAACAAAAGCTGTGCGCATTCATGTGTCAG ATTCCTTGGCTGAGCCGAATGTGAATGTGCCGGAGCTCAAGGAGGGTGAGGAGGTGAATCTGACCTGCATTGTTCCAGCTCCCTGCCCCAGTCACCCTCCAAATGTAACATGGGTTCCTGCATTAGGTGCTGACGTTACACAGAGGACCCAGCTGAACGCTGATGGGACTCACAGTGTTTCTGCCATCTTGAAATTCGTCCCATCTTTCCACCATCATGAGCTTAAAGTGAACTGTGTTTCCATCTATCCTCTACACAGAGAGGACAAACCCCTGCTAAGCCACAAAACCATCATCCTCAATGTGGAGT ATGCGCCTAAGAAAACGTGGATCTCTCTCACAAGCTCTGTCTGGCTGGGTAATAATGTGACCCTCACCTGTCAAAGTAATGCCAACCCTCCAGCGACCTACAGGTGGTTTACGAAGAGAGCAGGTGTAGAGGAAGAAGTGGCCGTGTCACATGTGCTTTCCTTCACTGCGGCCCATGAGAACACTGGGGAATACATTTGTGAAGCACAGAATCCACAGGGTGCAATGAACTCCACAAACCTACAGATCACTGTCCCAG gcATATCCTTTAGTGCTTTCCTCTCAATAATGGCAGCTTTATCATTGCTCATATGTGCACTTCTTGCACTTATTACTCTTATGATTTACCGAAG GTATAAATGCTGGTCTAAAGAACTGATCAGAAGT GAAACAAGCCAAGACCAGAAAATTTATGCCAATGCGTCTGCAGCGAAAAACCAGCAGCTTGAATCAAAGCCATGTGACGATAGGGACACCTACAGCATTAACCCTGAATGCACATTCAAAGAGGATTTCCCCGACGAAAGCATCTATGCAAACTGTTGA